A region of Oxyura jamaicensis isolate SHBP4307 breed ruddy duck chromosome 5, BPBGC_Ojam_1.0, whole genome shotgun sequence DNA encodes the following proteins:
- the EXD1 gene encoding piRNA biogenesis protein EXD1 isoform X3, protein MELLDGTDSGNGTAMLSECTSAAEGNGNKGADRGQVDCSPWNSPCLFSESQPRALNSLKYSLSEKEEEEKVEYTVIDCFQQKFGPAVLHLKQQRVVSVVGEGVNLCRHGRLSWLQIATKSRIFLFDIFLLGPQAFKNGLQMVLEDNNILKVIHDCRWISDCLFHQYGVLLCNVFDTQVADVLQFSMATGGYFPNRVCTLQECLMQHLKIPSKWDALIKCRQEVALENPDIWFLRPFPPTLLQALALKAMYLLLVHSYLMDNLMSDLTAVVNDYLNAYRNGSGDHLRSTKPTCMELPMELRQLAGVQKLRREKAVKDYRMNEDGLLIRPAMKINERNDPQKDAAHRDDGDCLPANEAVSQTSFNNQDLLCQEKHENQNQVASLWEKLKPASNWL, encoded by the exons GTGTACTTCAGCTGCTGAGGGGAATGGAAACAAAGGAGCAGACAGAGGACAAGTAGATTGTAGCCCATGGAATTCTCCATGCCTTTTCTCCGAGAGCCAGCCTAGAGCCTTGAATAGCTTAAAGTACTCCCTCTCAG agaaagaggaagaagagaaggtaGAGTACACAGTTATTGATTGCTTCCAGCAGAAATTTGGCCCAGCA GTGCTGCACCTGAAACAGCAGCGTGTTGTCAGTGTAGTTGGAGAAGGTGTTAATTTATGTCGTCATGGAAGGCTCTCCTGGCTTCAG ATAGCAACAAAGAGCcgtatttttctgtttgatattttccttctggGACCTCAAGCTTTCAAAAATGGATTACAAATGGTGCTGGAAGACAACAACATCTTGAAG GTCATACATGACTGCCGTTGGATCTCAGACTGCCTTTTTCACCAGTACGGTGTCCTTCTCTGCAATGTCTTTGATACACAG GTGGCTGATGTTCTGCAGTTCTCAATGGCAACGGGTGGCTATTTTCCAAACCGCGTTTGCACGTTGCAGGAGTGTTTGATGCAGCACTTGAAGATACCTTCCAAATGGGATGCCCTCATTAAGTGCAGGCAGGAAGTAGCTTTG GAGAATCCTGATATATGGTTTTTGAGACCTTTTCCACCTACTCTGCTTCAAGCGCTTGCTCTGAAGGCTATGTACCTTCTGCTGGTCCACTCATATCTAATGGATAATTTGATGTCCGACCTAACAGCTGTGGTGAATGATTACTTAAATGCTTATCGGAATGGATCTGGAGATCACCTTAGGAGCACAAAG CCCACTTGCATGGAGCTGCCAATGGAGCTGCGTCAGCTGGCAGGCGTCCAGAAGCTGCGAAGGGAGAAAGCGGTGAAAGACTACAGGATGAATGAGGATGGTCTTTTGATCAGGCcagccatgaaaataaatgagagaaatgaTCCACAGAAGGATGCAGCCCACAGAGATGACGGGGACTGTCTCCCCGCAAATGAAGCAGTCTCTCAAACATCCTTCAACAATCAGGATCTACTTTGTcaggaaaagcatgaaaatcaaaatcaagTGGCAAGTCTGTGGGAGAAGCTCAAACCAGCCTCAAACTGGCTGTAA